The following DNA comes from Diadema setosum chromosome 20, eeDiaSeto1, whole genome shotgun sequence.
ACTCTTCGTGGTGAAGTACAACTCTCATCACAAGCTCTTTGTACTTCTCACGGTTGCTGCCGAAAAGGGATGCAAGATATATGGAAGACAAATATTCTTGGAATATCCTGTGTGGGAATGTGACTGATGATTTTGAAGAATTTGTGTCCTTGGGATTTTTGTTAATCCTGGATATTGCCTCCTCCGCTTCTGCCAAGATTCCAATTTCACAACACATGTCCACAGCATCCTGCCACTGAGTGCGCATGTTTTCTGGGAAGGCAGGTGTGTTGCCAAGCAACCCTTGGAGTGCCATCTCACCAACTCGAAGAATCCTCTTGTCCACATCCCGCGACAGCTGACTTGCTTTCTCTTCTGTTAGACCTTTGTGCATCTTGAAAATGTAATCTGCTTTGATAGAGCACATAAACTCTTTCAGGAGTTGAGAAAGCGTTTGTAACTTCAGCATATCCCTACACTCCTTGCTGCTTACAAGATCCCATAAAGTGCACAAAACTGCAGAATAAAAGGGCaggggagcagtgatttcagcAAATACATCATTCTTTTTCAGGGTAATCATCAACTCCTCTCCAAGGCCTTCTTCCCCTCTTGTACGGAAGAAACTCTTTATAAAGGCAGTCTGGGTCTCCACGCCAAACTCTAGAATGTTCACCAATCTCATTTTCTCTGTATGAAAATCATTGCGGATGATCTCGGCTGCTTTCCACGGCCTTGTTGTGGCAATCACTCTGCAGGAAGGCAATCGATTTGAGCGCACGACGCTTGCGATGTATGTCATGTGCTTCTCTGCAGAGAGGCTTCCTTTGTACTCATCTAATCCATCAAGGATAATAAGTACTTTGTCTGGGTTTTCTTGGATGAATCTTTCTATTTGTGCCGCGGTTGATGTGTTGGATTTGGACAAATACGTCTTTGTCACCTCCCCTATGCTCTGCCTGGCATCGATGCTGCCTAGTGGAATGAAGATGACCATGTCCAGTTCTTTGAGAACTTTTCCCTGACACCAATCCCAAGCTATCTTCGAGCATAGCATCGTCTTGCCGACACCAGCTCCGCCTTCTACCAAGATGCGAGGTGCGTAACTCATCTCCACAAGATGGTCAAACGTGATGGGTCGTAGCTGCTCCTCTGCATATTTTTGAAACAACGTCATGTTCACCTCAAGAAGATCATCCATTGGTACGATGTCAAATTTTCCAAACCTGGCTCCATTTCTTGTGATGCGATAATGGTCCCTGAGATCGAAACTGCACTGAAGAATCTGCTTCTCTGTGAGGGCAGAGCCAACAGGGGATGGTCCTATTACACACATAAAGGGAAAGAGTCCCTCAGTCAGAAATTATTCACTCCCCAACATTTCACTTAATCTTCAACAAGAATATCAATGTACACAACACataatgcttaaaaaaaaaaagaaatacatgtacattcttcaTACTTACAATGAATAGTACAGTATATatagaaatatgatataaacaaaatatattgtgAAGCAAAGATGCATGATGTGTtcaaaatggaggggaagctaaaaagcagagcttgtaagaCAATCCCCTCAAAACTGATATTAATATCATGTACCGGtactgataataatattaataacattaatttcttcacgGTGGTGAAATCCAAAGATTATAGactgagtaaatgcagcaatattacttAGTACCGGTACAACATATCATGgaagtttgaaaaaaatcatacaatccATTCTGACTACTGCCATCACTGGATGgcaagactacaacagtttgtgagTTTGTGATGTTATGCATGGAAAACTACTTTAAAGATGAAATAGAGACAATTCAAACAAATTTCCTCTTGATATCAACATACATTAAGGCAATTCTGAAAGAGGTAACTAcagaaaagtgtttttttttccttatgctagaaaaatgaaaatatgttgaattctcacaatattttctttaaatagtTGCCCatgtgtgatgtcacaaaatGTCGTAGCCTTCTCATCAAGCAACGAAGGCACCAAAACACTAAAAACTCATAACATTTGAATGGATAGTCCAATCTGCCTCAaacttcattgatgtgttctactaatgttgacCCATTCACCCATCCacacatatacagtattttagtttcattctcctttaatcAATTAGAAAACactgatggggaaaaaaaacagttgGGATTTTAGTTTGTACTCAGATCACTACATTCTGAAATGCACTCTCCAAACTATCAAC
Coding sequences within:
- the LOC140243449 gene encoding protein NLRC3-like codes for the protein MDDLLEVNMTLFQKYAEEQLRPITFDHLVEMSYAPRILVEGGAGVGKTMLCSKIAWDWCQGKVLKELDMVIFIPLGSIDARQSIGEVTKTYLSKSNTSTAAQIERFIQENPDKVLIILDGLDEYKGSLSAEKHMTYIASVVRSNRLPSCRVIATTRPWKAAEIIRNDFHTEKMRLVNILEFGVETQTAFIKSFFRTRGEEGLGEELMITLKKNDVFAEITAPLPFYSAVLCTLWDLVSSKECRDMLKLQTLSQLLKEFMCSIKADYIFKMHKGLTEEKASQLSRDVDKRILRVGEMALQGLLGNTPAFPENMRTQWQDAVDMCCEIGILAEAEEAISRINKNPKDTNSSKSSVTFPHRIFQEYLSSIYLASLFGSNREKYKELVMRVVLHHEEFRLLLMFTASFGRDIGLDIAEKLVDQHASLDICADVAFECHAEDAGRVVGSNVMMVEVNQETPAHSVVSQLFLLKWCPLVS